A DNA window from Leopardus geoffroyi isolate Oge1 chromosome A1, O.geoffroyi_Oge1_pat1.0, whole genome shotgun sequence contains the following coding sequences:
- the CETN3 gene encoding centrin-3, with product MSLALRNELVVDKTKRKKRRELSEEQKQEIKDAFELFDTDKDEAIDYHELKVAMRALGFDVKKADVLKILKDYDREATGKITFEDFNEVVTDWILERDPHEEILKAFKLFDDDDSGKISLRNLRRVARELGENMSDEELRAMIEEFDKDGDGEINQEEFIAIMTGDI from the exons ATGAGTTTAGCTCTGAG aaatgAGCTTGTGGTAgacaaaacaaagaggaaaaaaagaagagaactctctgaagaacagaaacaagaaattaaagatgcTTTTGAACTATTTGACACAGACAAGGATGAAGCAATAGATTATCATGAATTAAAG GTGGCAATGAGAGCCTTGGGGTTTGATGTAAAAAAAGCTGATGTACTGAAGATTCTTAAAGATTATGACAGAGAAGCCACAGGGAAAATCACCTTTGAAGATTTTAATGAAGTTG TGACAGACTGGATATTGGAAAGAGATCCAcatgaagaaatattaaaggcaTTTAAActatttgatgatgatgattcaGGTAAAATAAGCTTGAGAAATTTGCGACGTGTTGCCAGAGAACTGGGTGAAAACATGAGTGATGAAGAACTTCGGGCTATGATAGAAGAATTTGATAAAGATGGTGATGGAGAAA TAAATCAAGAGGAGTTCATTGCTATTATGACGGGTGACATTTAA